A genomic stretch from Halobacillus ihumii includes:
- a CDS encoding VirB4 family type IV secretion system protein gives MSAIRSLLFPFAKPKKRESVEEDIQIDDSLSSDEIDNVLDTHTLDEIYPFSWEEKTEHIEAGSNYIRVIAITGYPNQRSGNWLNDLKRKRGNITISQHLESADDSRMVHHYNESIKNKQVEMEKSVDPYLKKQLKKQIESANLQLDKYLNAETTYIKQHTYLFLQANSLTELDNLNDSVVRTLTRLRLQQLTPTKAMYHAFWSSLPIEQNLLTDYTSRLSNTEAASSFMPFDDAEILELTPTAQVEGVNRETGSLIAVDYLDRNKTLNQNMTIIGTSGVGKTTYMTQKIMRLFAMGNRIFIIDPENEYSSIVSKLGGQVINLSSNSETKINPFQIFSSDTGSDEVNETIEMIVKNKIQRLKAFFNVLKPDLSKVEKALLDKVIRDTYDAKEIFQYKMIEEVPSEGFPTLSDLYEQLQILRQKDIERFERLQDFFYILESYCSGSNTIFDGHTNVNLNDQLVSFNLKRLQNEHDVQAAAYLNTFSFLWDEVTKNRDEAVYCFIDEFHFLSKNPDSMEFFYSAYKRFRKYNAGAIAGTQQIQDVLDAANDLGAAVIENSFTKVFFGLDNVGVEEVTSRLKENFSKEEKRLLSAKRQGEALFIHGSNRAFMKVQLTQEELRLWDQARYEKEYDLPAVDEPDYTENIRISNAEIEESKEHVMS, from the coding sequence ATGTCAGCTATTCGATCATTACTGTTCCCTTTTGCAAAACCGAAAAAGCGTGAAAGCGTTGAGGAAGATATTCAAATCGATGATTCCCTGTCTTCAGATGAAATTGATAACGTACTAGATACACACACGCTAGATGAAATCTATCCCTTTTCGTGGGAAGAAAAAACAGAACATATTGAAGCAGGAAGTAACTACATTCGAGTAATAGCAATAACAGGCTATCCTAATCAGCGAAGTGGAAACTGGTTAAATGACTTAAAAAGAAAAAGGGGAAATATCACCATTTCACAGCACTTGGAATCAGCCGATGATTCCAGGATGGTTCACCATTACAATGAATCCATTAAAAACAAGCAAGTGGAAATGGAAAAAAGCGTTGACCCGTATCTGAAGAAACAGTTAAAAAAGCAGATTGAATCTGCCAATCTTCAACTGGACAAATATTTAAATGCCGAAACGACTTACATTAAACAACATACGTATCTGTTTCTTCAAGCTAATAGTTTAACAGAATTAGATAACTTGAATGACTCAGTAGTGAGAACGTTGACAAGGTTAAGGCTGCAACAACTCACACCAACGAAAGCCATGTATCACGCTTTCTGGTCCTCGTTGCCGATCGAACAAAACTTGTTGACCGATTATACATCCCGATTAAGTAACACGGAGGCTGCATCCTCCTTTATGCCGTTTGACGATGCAGAAATATTGGAGCTAACCCCTACGGCTCAAGTGGAAGGGGTCAATCGGGAAACAGGGTCGTTAATCGCTGTAGACTACCTTGACCGTAACAAGACATTAAACCAAAACATGACGATTATTGGGACATCGGGTGTTGGAAAAACCACCTATATGACGCAAAAGATCATGCGCCTATTTGCTATGGGAAATCGCATCTTCATCATTGACCCTGAAAATGAGTATTCAAGCATTGTCAGCAAATTAGGGGGGCAGGTTATTAACCTTTCTTCTAATTCGGAAACGAAGATTAATCCGTTTCAAATCTTTAGTTCGGATACAGGCAGCGATGAAGTCAATGAAACAATTGAAATGATTGTGAAGAATAAAATTCAACGATTGAAAGCGTTTTTCAATGTATTAAAACCTGATCTATCAAAAGTGGAAAAGGCGCTTCTGGACAAAGTCATCAGAGATACTTACGATGCAAAAGAAATTTTTCAATACAAAATGATCGAAGAGGTCCCGTCAGAGGGATTCCCGACATTAAGTGATTTATATGAACAGCTACAAATATTAAGGCAAAAGGATATCGAGCGTTTTGAACGATTACAAGACTTTTTCTACATCCTAGAAAGTTACTGTTCAGGTTCGAACACCATATTCGATGGTCATACCAATGTGAATCTGAACGATCAGCTCGTCAGTTTCAATTTAAAGCGACTGCAAAATGAACACGATGTTCAAGCTGCAGCTTATCTCAATACGTTTTCGTTTTTGTGGGATGAAGTAACCAAAAATCGAGATGAAGCCGTTTATTGTTTCATTGATGAGTTTCACTTTCTTTCCAAAAACCCTGATTCGATGGAATTTTTCTATTCGGCTTACAAGCGATTTAGAAAATATAATGCAGGGGCAATAGCCGGTACACAGCAGATTCAGGACGTATTAGATGCTGCTAATGATTTAGGGGCTGCTGTTATTGAAAACAGCTTTACCAAAGTCTTTTTTGGACTTGATAATGTCGGGGTAGAAGAAGTCACTAGCCGATTAAAAGAAAATTTCTCGAAGGAAGAAAAAAGGTTGTTGAGTGCCAAAAGGCAAGGGGAAGCCCTCTTTATCCACGGGTCAAACCGAGCCTTTATGAAGGTGCAATTGACACAAGAAGAATTGCGCTTATGGGATCAAGCAAGGTACGAAAAAGAGTATGATCTACCGGCTGTCGATGAGCC
- the trsD gene encoding TrsD/TraD family conjugative transfer protein gives MFLQKNKASKNKPYDMSLHEREQQRQTQVQQSIQDMSLIKAQYLEYIVLNNNHLVAAMSATGINMELFNTVEQANVFDDYAAFLTSHFSGDTTNTSLQTLDMTVPVNFVPYILAWKKRYIEAEERGDTVKQNLIASYIEHFERFNDTSEMTTKEHLIVISEKMKDQSLESLEMASKNLDEKTAELKRSLENTFSNYDLVVRKLSADEYKNILYWFMNFNHR, from the coding sequence ATGTTTCTTCAGAAAAACAAAGCGAGTAAAAATAAGCCTTATGATATGTCTTTGCATGAAAGAGAGCAGCAAAGGCAAACCCAAGTGCAACAATCGATTCAAGACATGTCCTTAATTAAAGCGCAGTATCTTGAATACATCGTTTTAAATAATAATCATTTAGTTGCGGCCATGTCCGCAACAGGCATTAATATGGAACTCTTCAATACTGTTGAACAGGCAAATGTATTTGATGATTATGCAGCGTTTCTCACCAGTCACTTTTCGGGAGATACAACGAATACATCCTTACAGACATTGGATATGACTGTTCCTGTCAATTTTGTGCCGTACATTCTGGCTTGGAAAAAACGGTATATTGAAGCAGAAGAACGAGGAGACACCGTTAAGCAAAACTTGATTGCTTCTTATATTGAACATTTTGAGCGATTCAATGACACATCGGAAATGACAACAAAAGAACACCTTATTGTCATCAGCGAGAAAATGAAAGATCAATCGCTAGAATCGTTGGAAATGGCAAGTAAAAATCTGGATGAGAAAACGGCTGAATTGAAACGATCACTAGAAAATACGTTTTCGAACTACGACTTAGTTGTACGAAAATTAAGTGCCGATGAATACAAAAACATTCTGTATTGGTTTATGAACTTTAACCACAGATAA
- a CDS encoding CagC family type IV secretion system protein produces the protein MIEQKIDSALLTIQGVLTGLVVSVGIVVSLYIIVTSMHKLKNPQEKDEVFRSIGRVMGAVALGAAIIWVAPWVYNLFT, from the coding sequence ATGATAGAACAAAAGATAGATAGTGCTTTACTAACGATTCAAGGCGTTTTGACAGGGTTAGTGGTCAGTGTGGGCATAGTCGTCAGTCTTTATATCATCGTGACGAGTATGCACAAGTTGAAGAATCCACAAGAGAAAGATGAAGTGTTTCGTTCCATCGGTCGAGTGATGGGGGCAGTTGCTTTAGGGGCTGCGATTATATGGGTTGCTCCGTGGGTCTACAATCTCTTTACGTAA
- a CDS encoding putative holin-like toxin, with protein MTTFEVLFLMIAFATLVVTIINHKK; from the coding sequence TTGACAACCTTTGAAGTTCTATTTTTGATGATCGCCTTCGCAACACTTGTTGTTACGATCATAAACCATAAAAAATAG
- a CDS encoding ParA family protein, with the protein MGTVICINNNKGGSLKTTTATNLAGVLATEKKKVLIIDADNQSNVALTFGFNPDNDFEQGLYNVLLEETDPKEVIVKAHDYIDILPANDDLVGFDFGVIGDRDQYPEPFTIMKKTCAKLKNEYDYIFIDTPPSLSLMVGNAFTFADEVLIPYNPESYSMRSLIKVLQTIEDFKEQYNPDLNLLGVFATMVNYQTTLHQEVMQETRRYAIENGVKMFDTYIPSTIRFASSVAYDNLPATLGKNIQKANVYFELWKEINEDE; encoded by the coding sequence TTGGGTACTGTTATTTGTATTAATAACAACAAAGGCGGTTCGTTGAAAACGACAACAGCAACGAATTTGGCAGGAGTTTTAGCTACCGAAAAAAAGAAAGTCCTCATCATTGATGCGGACAATCAGTCGAATGTTGCACTAACCTTCGGCTTTAATCCAGATAATGATTTTGAACAGGGATTATACAATGTATTGCTTGAAGAAACGGACCCTAAAGAAGTCATTGTAAAGGCGCATGATTATATTGATATTTTACCTGCTAATGATGATTTAGTAGGATTTGACTTCGGAGTGATCGGAGACAGAGATCAATACCCTGAACCATTTACCATCATGAAAAAGACATGTGCTAAATTAAAAAATGAGTACGATTATATTTTTATAGATACGCCACCTTCTTTGTCCCTGATGGTCGGCAACGCCTTTACATTTGCTGATGAAGTGTTGATTCCTTACAATCCAGAATCATACTCAATGAGATCGTTAATAAAAGTGCTGCAAACCATTGAAGATTTTAAAGAGCAATATAATCCTGACCTAAACTTGCTCGGTGTGTTTGCAACAATGGTGAATTACCAAACAACACTGCACCAAGAAGTCATGCAAGAAACACGCAGATACGCCATAGAAAATGGCGTGAAAATGTTTGATACGTATATTCCTTCAACCATCCGATTTGCAAGTTCCGTGGCGTATGATAATTTACCTGCTACCCTGGGTAAAAATATACAAAAAGCAAATGTCTATTTTGAACTATGGAAGGAGATCAATGAGGATGAGTAA
- a CDS encoding ArdC family protein: MSKKIYEMITNQIIKKLEEGTVPWKKPFKNGVAINWKTQNPYRGINTMLLEGGEYATFKQIKESGGKVKKGEKSQIVVFWKWLEVEDEETEKEKKIPFLRYYRVFEINTQVEGLESKRDTESYNHNPIEEAEKIKREYVNAPSFSFISGAAYYKPFEDKVNVPPIKDFEDVNKYYSTLFHELIHSTGHKERLSREGITGTIKFGSENYSKEELIAELGASMLCGVTGIENTTIDNSASYIQSWLRALKNDKTLIIRASQQAQKASDYIQGLTFKY; encoded by the coding sequence ATGAGTAAAAAAATCTATGAAATGATTACGAATCAGATCATAAAGAAGTTGGAGGAAGGGACAGTCCCTTGGAAAAAACCTTTTAAAAATGGTGTAGCTATTAATTGGAAAACACAAAATCCATATCGCGGCATTAATACCATGCTTTTAGAGGGTGGAGAGTACGCCACATTTAAACAAATAAAAGAGAGTGGGGGAAAGGTTAAAAAGGGAGAGAAAAGCCAAATCGTTGTTTTTTGGAAGTGGTTAGAGGTTGAGGATGAAGAAACAGAAAAAGAAAAAAAGATCCCATTTTTACGTTATTATCGGGTCTTTGAAATTAATACACAAGTTGAAGGGTTAGAAAGTAAACGAGACACAGAAAGTTACAATCATAATCCCATCGAAGAAGCTGAAAAAATTAAACGGGAATATGTAAATGCGCCGTCCTTTAGTTTTATATCTGGTGCCGCATATTACAAGCCTTTCGAAGATAAAGTTAATGTCCCACCTATAAAAGATTTCGAGGATGTAAACAAGTATTATAGTACGCTGTTTCATGAACTTATTCACTCAACTGGACACAAAGAAAGATTAAGCAGGGAAGGTATCACAGGGACTATAAAATTCGGGAGTGAAAACTACAGCAAAGAAGAATTAATTGCAGAGCTTGGGGCTTCCATGTTGTGTGGAGTAACGGGAATAGAAAATACAACAATTGATAACAGCGCATCGTATATTCAATCATGGTTGCGAGCATTAAAGAATGATAAAACATTAATTATAAGGGCGTCTCAACAAGCGCAAAAAGCCAGTGACTACATTCAGGGCCTAACATTTAAATATTAA
- the mobQ gene encoding MobQ family relaxase encodes MAIYHFSGQMISRGKGQSATAAAAYRSGDKLHSERYNKTNEYKRIVQPESFMMKPKHAPEWANNREQLWNEVEKVENQKNAQLAREFNVALPVELSNEEQTKLAKKFVQEVFVDEGMVADLSIHRDDVNNPHFHVMLTTRGFKENGEWDAKASKVKLENGKQKRINKNNWGDRDTFRKWRKQWADYANQSLDQNDINETITHRSHESLNKETVPTIHEGYQARKMGDESDRVAVNKQVKRHNDKVQLLNEYKQEKQKLEKSEQLSRSFSPKEKKEISKSAKSLKMFVSFRNINEKEKMLARWKHSTLTKNGQSDNRETLQKIKSIKDKLEVVDNILNKEANRFIEKHYPALSKEMYNDFSAKYLVDVSVKENKIFDQDETMKILKEGQQEEVNHELSKLVQNRHYSYETLITRKDQLTNQFEALLLKYRVDFNKPRTFERLTPEVQNDIRSTHETLQSTKHAVNFLETYYNDQITRMYDQDVSKQMTINEKELVVGYNEYFNKTVPLNGEGHPSEIFKFSTDEKAQIIDLLHDYQNGHLNTEADTETRFADILSGSASIQHYFIAECLETKDFDADTKSKLEDILSSYEGKHQDYISFNDTRQMTSLSSMVQATQNIVENSLKQADYDEREKLQEMNRLQSQRKRKGLR; translated from the coding sequence ATGGCTATTTATCATTTTTCAGGTCAAATGATTTCAAGAGGTAAGGGACAATCTGCAACGGCTGCGGCTGCTTATCGTTCTGGTGATAAATTACATAGTGAAAGATACAATAAAACCAATGAATACAAACGTATAGTACAACCTGAATCATTTATGATGAAGCCTAAACATGCACCTGAATGGGCAAACAACAGAGAGCAATTATGGAATGAAGTTGAAAAAGTTGAAAATCAAAAAAATGCCCAATTAGCAAGAGAGTTCAACGTGGCATTACCTGTTGAATTAAGCAATGAAGAACAGACTAAGTTAGCAAAGAAATTTGTCCAAGAAGTATTTGTCGATGAGGGTATGGTTGCCGATCTATCCATTCATCGTGACGATGTAAATAATCCGCATTTTCATGTCATGCTGACTACAAGAGGGTTTAAAGAAAATGGAGAATGGGATGCTAAAGCATCGAAAGTTAAATTAGAAAATGGCAAACAAAAACGAATCAATAAAAACAATTGGGGCGACCGTGATACTTTTAGAAAGTGGCGTAAACAATGGGCAGATTATGCCAATCAATCGTTAGATCAAAACGATATCAACGAAACAATAACTCATCGTTCTCATGAGTCTCTTAATAAAGAAACTGTTCCAACGATTCATGAAGGATATCAAGCACGTAAAATGGGTGATGAATCAGATCGTGTAGCCGTTAATAAACAAGTGAAAAGACATAATGACAAAGTACAGTTGTTAAATGAATATAAACAGGAAAAACAAAAACTCGAAAAATCCGAACAACTTTCCCGTTCCTTTTCTCCGAAAGAGAAAAAGGAAATTTCTAAATCTGCAAAGTCATTAAAAATGTTTGTTTCTTTTAGAAATATTAATGAAAAAGAAAAGATGCTAGCCAGATGGAAACATTCAACTTTGACGAAAAATGGGCAAAGTGATAATCGTGAAACACTGCAAAAAATTAAAAGCATTAAAGATAAGTTAGAAGTGGTTGATAACATTTTAAACAAAGAAGCAAACCGTTTCATCGAAAAACATTATCCTGCATTATCAAAAGAGATGTACAATGATTTTTCTGCGAAATATTTAGTTGATGTATCAGTGAAGGAAAATAAAATTTTTGACCAAGATGAAACGATGAAGATTTTAAAAGAGGGTCAACAAGAAGAAGTCAATCACGAGTTATCTAAACTGGTTCAAAATCGTCATTATTCTTATGAAACTTTAATTACAAGAAAAGATCAGTTGACCAATCAATTTGAAGCTTTACTTCTTAAATACAGAGTCGATTTTAATAAGCCTAGAACATTCGAAAGGCTTACACCAGAAGTACAAAATGACATCCGATCAACACATGAAACGCTACAATCAACGAAGCATGCTGTTAACTTTTTAGAAACGTATTATAACGACCAAATCACTCGGATGTATGACCAAGATGTTAGCAAGCAAATGACCATCAATGAAAAGGAATTAGTTGTCGGCTACAATGAGTATTTTAATAAGACCGTGCCATTGAATGGTGAAGGTCATCCTAGCGAGATATTCAAGTTTAGCACCGATGAAAAAGCACAAATCATTGACTTGCTTCATGATTATCAAAACGGTCATCTAAACACGGAAGCTGACACTGAAACAAGGTTCGCTGACATCCTTTCCGGCAGTGCATCCATTCAGCATTATTTTATTGCTGAATGTTTGGAAACAAAAGATTTTGATGCGGATACGAAGTCGAAATTAGAGGATATTTTATCTTCTTATGAAGGTAAACATCAAGACTATATTTCCTTTAATGATACAAGGCAAATGACTTCATTATCTAGCATGGTTCAGGCAACTCAAAACATTGTGGAGAACAGTTTAAAGCAAGCTGATTATGATGAACGAGAAAAACTGCAAGAAATGAATCGTCTGCAAAGTCAACGTAAGCGTAAAGGGTTACGATAA
- a CDS encoding toprim domain-containing protein: MGYVLILAEKPSQAKAYADAFQHTSKKDGYIEVNDRRYFNNKAVITWGFGHLVSLKMPGAYKKEWERWSLEHLPILPDHYKFEVPKDKKKQFNIVKGLLQKASEIVVATDADREGENIARSIIRKAGAENKPTKRLWINSLEVRKFKKDFKPFIMETSICLSMKKLKLDKLVNGSWV, from the coding sequence GTGGGATACGTATTAATCCTCGCAGAAAAACCGAGTCAGGCTAAGGCTTATGCAGATGCTTTCCAACACACGAGCAAAAAAGACGGGTATATTGAAGTGAATGATCGCCGTTACTTTAATAACAAAGCTGTGATTACATGGGGGTTCGGTCATCTTGTTTCTTTAAAGATGCCTGGTGCTTATAAAAAGGAGTGGGAAAGATGGAGTTTAGAGCATCTTCCCATTCTTCCAGACCATTACAAATTTGAGGTGCCCAAAGATAAGAAAAAACAATTCAATATTGTGAAGGGCTTACTACAGAAAGCAAGTGAAATTGTCGTGGCTACTGATGCTGATCGTGAAGGGGAAAATATTGCTCGCAGTATTATTCGGAAGGCCGGAGCTGAAAATAAACCTACAAAACGGTTATGGATTAATTCGTTAGAGGTGAGGAAATTCAAAAAGGATTTCAAACCCTTCATTATGGAAACAAGTATTTGCCTATCTATGAAGAAGCTCAAGCTCGACAAATTGGTGAATGGATCGTGGGTATGA
- a CDS encoding type IA DNA topoisomerase, with the protein MPIYEEAQARQIGEWIVGMNASPLYSLLLQKKGIRETFSLGRVQTPTLYLIYTRQQEIHHFKPEPFYELFANIKVKNGTFQAKYKDRFSKKDDLINFMKDQGLQSEENTTITKLTKESKKTKSPKLHSLSTLQTKANKKWKYSPTDVLKIMQNLYEKKLLTYHAIIPTKTIPKTQTIDGLNEKEKNIYFEVLLNTLAMFAPDYLYEETKAEVDVKGVVFHAKGKVEKDRGWKALFANEQSKNVDREQETKLPPLTEGESALVKPEIKDGMTQPPKPYTEGQLINMMKTCGKAIDDSESQQILKDIEGLGTEATRANIIETLKKQEYISVKKNKVKVTKKGEILCQSVEGTLLSKAEMTAKWEQFLRLIGEGQKTKEGFLKNIDKFIHELINKTPEALDATTIEQRIEESKEESSLGKCPSCRKGNIVDKRKFFGCTEYKNDCRFTFPKKIASKNISEANIRKLLAKGKTNLIKGFASKKGKSFDAYLIWEDAAAGKINFEFDNKKSGRKKKYTVS; encoded by the coding sequence TTGCCTATCTATGAAGAAGCTCAAGCTCGACAAATTGGTGAATGGATCGTGGGTATGAATGCTTCCCCTTTATATTCATTACTGTTACAGAAAAAGGGTATTCGGGAAACCTTCAGTTTGGGAAGGGTTCAGACACCAACGTTATATTTGATCTACACTCGACAACAGGAAATACATCATTTCAAGCCGGAACCGTTTTATGAACTTTTCGCGAATATCAAAGTTAAAAACGGTACCTTCCAAGCAAAATATAAAGATCGTTTTTCCAAAAAAGATGACCTAATAAATTTCATGAAAGATCAAGGTTTACAATCCGAAGAAAACACCACGATTACAAAGCTCACCAAAGAATCTAAGAAAACCAAATCCCCTAAATTGCACAGTCTTTCCACCTTGCAGACAAAGGCAAATAAAAAGTGGAAATACAGTCCAACGGACGTATTGAAAATCATGCAAAACCTTTACGAAAAAAAGCTGTTAACGTATCATGCCATTATTCCAACAAAGACGATTCCCAAAACGCAAACCATTGATGGACTCAATGAAAAAGAAAAGAATATTTACTTTGAAGTTCTTCTTAATACATTGGCCATGTTTGCACCGGACTACCTTTATGAAGAGACAAAGGCTGAAGTTGATGTAAAAGGGGTCGTTTTCCATGCAAAAGGTAAAGTCGAAAAAGACAGAGGATGGAAAGCGTTGTTTGCCAATGAACAAAGCAAAAATGTTGATCGGGAGCAGGAGACAAAGTTACCACCATTAACGGAAGGTGAGAGCGCACTTGTTAAACCTGAAATTAAGGATGGTATGACGCAGCCCCCAAAACCATATACGGAAGGTCAGCTCATTAATATGATGAAAACCTGCGGTAAAGCGATTGACGATAGTGAATCACAGCAAATTTTAAAGGATATTGAAGGACTCGGCACCGAAGCAACCAGGGCGAATATCATTGAAACCTTGAAAAAACAGGAGTATATCAGCGTTAAGAAAAATAAAGTAAAGGTCACAAAGAAAGGTGAAATCCTCTGTCAGTCGGTAGAAGGGACACTTTTATCAAAAGCTGAAATGACAGCCAAATGGGAGCAGTTTTTGCGGCTGATCGGTGAGGGGCAAAAAACGAAAGAGGGCTTCCTAAAAAACATCGATAAATTCATCCATGAATTAATTAATAAAACGCCTGAAGCGTTGGATGCAACAACCATTGAACAGAGGATTGAAGAATCGAAGGAAGAAAGTAGTCTCGGGAAATGCCCGTCTTGTCGAAAAGGGAATATAGTTGATAAACGTAAATTTTTCGGTTGCACAGAATATAAAAACGACTGCCGTTTCACATTTCCGAAAAAGATAGCAAGCAAAAATATATCTGAAGCTAACATTAGAAAGTTATTGGCTAAAGGGAAGACCAATCTCATCAAGGGATTTGCAAGCAAAAAGGGAAAGTCCTTTGATGCCTATCTCATATGGGAGGATGCAGCAGCCGGAAAAATCAATTTTGAGTTTGATAATAAAAAGTCAGGACGAAAGAAAAAATATACAGTTTCCTGA
- a CDS encoding DUF6414 family protein → MSELREFYYLDSKLSGNYLTQIEDGLTQYKYENKMEGSPNHSFEISTGALGEILSSTLGVPLPDFSYRRDGKSEKIKIEEFKTLNEVSQLSRLVKYLEPAMIDIKEKLDRESWGQLSENQFIKFDCELKVSNLYLFTEFTRKLGKKSIFNPGNDEQFNEYVDHAETIEDKKSQKIILKPNFSPDNNKYYFVSEIKKRFLDEDVELKDLNTEKFTVIGKIDKKIETSEKEIVFDLTETGMLEVMRSKEIKQFIKQFNQSIDNPMMTKFFSTEQDIYAIKPAMKFKPLALYKT, encoded by the coding sequence TTGAGCGAACTTCGGGAGTTCTATTATTTAGACAGTAAGCTATCTGGAAATTATCTAACCCAGATAGAAGATGGTTTAACGCAATATAAATATGAAAATAAAATGGAAGGAAGTCCAAATCATTCATTCGAAATTTCAACAGGAGCTCTTGGCGAAATTTTATCTAGTACTCTAGGAGTTCCACTTCCTGATTTTTCTTATCGAAGGGATGGAAAATCTGAAAAAATTAAAATTGAAGAATTCAAGACCTTAAATGAGGTTTCACAACTTTCTCGTTTGGTAAAGTATTTGGAACCTGCAATGATTGATATAAAAGAAAAATTAGATAGAGAATCTTGGGGACAACTATCCGAAAATCAATTTATTAAGTTCGATTGTGAATTAAAGGTATCAAATCTATATTTATTCACTGAGTTTACAAGGAAACTTGGAAAAAAGTCTATATTTAATCCTGGGAATGATGAACAATTTAATGAATACGTAGATCATGCTGAAACTATTGAGGATAAGAAATCACAAAAAATTATTCTTAAACCCAACTTTTCGCCAGATAATAATAAATACTATTTTGTGTCTGAGATAAAAAAGAGGTTCTTAGATGAAGACGTAGAATTAAAGGATTTAAATACTGAAAAATTCACTGTAATAGGTAAAATTGATAAAAAAATTGAGACTTCTGAGAAAGAAATTGTATTTGACCTTACTGAAACTGGGATGTTAGAGGTAATGAGAAGCAAAGAAATAAAACAGTTTATAAAGCAGTTTAATCAAAGTATTGATAATCCAATGATGACAAAGTTTTTTTCTACTGAACAGGATATTTACGCAATAAAGCCTGCTATGAAATTTAAACCATTAGCATTGTACAAAACATAA
- a CDS encoding recombinase family protein, translating into MLFGYARVSTKDQNLHMQFDALKQYGVEGKNIYSEKITGTKKDRPAFTEMMKYLREGDTVVVYKLDRIGRSTKHLVDLVNDFQDKGINFVSINENIDTTTAMGKLVFTIFSGLAQFERDIISERTRSGLDAARARGRKGGRPKKDQSKLDMAFRMYDSKEYSIEEILYAADVSRATFYRYLSSR; encoded by the coding sequence ATGTTATTTGGATATGCCCGAGTCAGTACAAAGGATCAAAATTTACATATGCAGTTTGATGCATTAAAGCAATATGGTGTAGAAGGGAAAAATATCTATTCGGAAAAAATTACCGGAACAAAAAAAGATCGTCCAGCATTCACGGAAATGATGAAGTATCTACGTGAAGGAGATACGGTAGTTGTTTATAAACTCGACCGAATTGGTCGTAGCACAAAACACCTGGTAGATCTAGTCAACGACTTTCAGGATAAAGGCATCAACTTTGTATCCATTAATGAAAATATTGATACCACAACAGCGATGGGAAAATTAGTGTTTACGATTTTTAGTGGATTAGCGCAGTTTGAACGTGACATTATATCTGAACGAACGAGATCTGGTTTAGATGCTGCAAGAGCTCGGGGACGAAAAGGTGGTCGACCAAAAAAAGACCAATCCAAACTGGATATGGCCTTTCGAATGTATGATAGTAAAGAGTATAGTATAGAGGAAATACTGTATGCAGCTGACGTTAGCAGAGCTACCTTTTATAGATATTTAAGTAGTCGTTAA
- a CDS encoding zeta toxin family protein has translation MRSAKLPPMMYIFAGNNGSGKSTLRNLLIDKLGIDINIDPDSIARRLNPQAPETKQFAAGKAAVKLVYECIEEEKSFSIETTLAGKNAIHQMNKAREKGFEVTMFYVGLGHVEQNIERVALRVRNGGHHIPTKDILKRDSTSKENLLRNLYLVDNLVVIDNSKSDGELVLETSNGRITFVANDLPDWAHPIKQKYNATT, from the coding sequence ATGAGGTCCGCCAAGCTCCCTCCCATGATGTATATCTTTGCTGGAAACAATGGGAGTGGAAAAAGCACGTTACGTAACCTGTTAATCGATAAGTTAGGTATAGACATCAATATTGATCCGGATTCCATTGCTCGCAGGTTGAATCCGCAAGCACCCGAGACCAAACAATTCGCAGCAGGAAAAGCAGCAGTAAAATTAGTCTATGAGTGTATTGAGGAAGAGAAGAGCTTTTCGATTGAAACGACGCTTGCTGGGAAAAATGCTATCCACCAAATGAACAAAGCCAGAGAAAAAGGCTTTGAAGTCACAATGTTTTACGTTGGACTGGGCCACGTAGAACAAAACATTGAACGAGTGGCCTTACGTGTAAGAAATGGTGGGCATCATATCCCGACAAAAGACATTTTGAAAAGAGATTCGACTTCCAAAGAAAATTTACTTCGCAATTTGTATCTCGTTGACAATCTCGTCGTCATCGATAACAGTAAATCAGATGGAGAACTAGTTTTAGAAACCTCCAATGGCCGTATAACTTTTGTAGCCAACGACCTGCCTGACTGGGCACATCCAATAAAACAGAAATACAATGCTACAACATAA